A window of Formosa sp. Hel1_31_208 contains these coding sequences:
- a CDS encoding OsmC family protein, which produces MSHKVVTHWKGNLQFDSDNPSGKTLLMDTSPENGGYNSGLAPKALMLSSLAGCSGLDVVSILKKMKVPFSDFRIDTYGELTDEHPKYYHTVSVEYHFYGDHLDEDRIKKAVDLSIEKYCGVMEMFRKFSEVKTSIHYHNI; this is translated from the coding sequence ATGTCTCATAAAGTAGTCACACATTGGAAAGGAAACTTACAGTTTGATTCTGACAATCCAAGTGGAAAAACCTTACTCATGGACACATCACCAGAAAATGGAGGTTATAATTCTGGATTAGCACCTAAAGCTTTGATGTTGTCTTCTTTAGCTGGTTGTTCCGGCTTGGATGTTGTATCGATTCTAAAGAAAATGAAAGTGCCTTTTTCAGATTTTAGAATTGATACTTATGGCGAACTAACAGATGAGCATCCAAAATATTACCACACGGTTTCGGTTGAATACCACTTTTATGGAGATCATTTGGATGAAGATAGAATCAAAAAAGCGGTCGATCTTTCCATAGAAAAATACTGCGGCGTGATGGAAATGTTTAGGAAATTTTCGGAGGTAAAAACCTCAATTCATTATCATAATATATAG
- a CDS encoding carboxymuconolactone decarboxylase family protein, producing MALVTPLSAEHDLETKQLAEFFNETLGFCPNSVLTMQRRPAISKAFINLNKAVMANEGRVTSALKRMIAWVSSNATGCRYCQAHAIRAAERYGAEQEQLDNIWEYRTHAAFSEAERAALDFSLAASQVPNAVNADIKSRLYQHWDEGEIVEMLGVISLFGYLNRWNDSMGTNMEEGAIESGNQYLGKHGFEVGKHDGSKY from the coding sequence ATGGCATTAGTTACACCATTATCCGCAGAGCACGATTTGGAAACCAAACAACTGGCCGAATTCTTTAATGAAACACTTGGGTTTTGCCCAAATTCAGTTTTAACCATGCAGCGTCGTCCAGCAATTTCAAAGGCTTTTATTAATTTAAACAAAGCTGTAATGGCTAATGAAGGCCGAGTAACTTCAGCCTTAAAACGAATGATTGCTTGGGTCTCTAGTAATGCCACCGGATGTCGATATTGCCAAGCTCATGCCATTCGAGCTGCGGAACGCTATGGTGCAGAACAAGAACAATTAGATAATATTTGGGAATACAGAACACACGCTGCTTTTTCTGAAGCGGAACGAGCAGCTTTAGATTTTAGTTTGGCTGCTTCTCAAGTTCCTAATGCCGTCAATGCAGACATAAAAAGTCGTTTATACCAACATTGGGACGAAGGTGAAATTGTAGAAATGCTGGGCGTAATCTCATTGTTTGGATACCTTAACCGTTGGAATGATTCTATGGGCACCAATATGGAAGAAGGCGCGATTGAAAGCGGAAATCAATATCTAGGTAAACACGGTTTTGAAGTAGGTAAACATGATGGGTCAAAATACTAA
- the rsmI gene encoding 16S rRNA (cytidine(1402)-2'-O)-methyltransferase has product MSKLYMVPTPIGNLKDMTFRAVEVLNDVDLILAEDTRTSGKLLKHFDISTHMQSHHMHNEHKMVEGLIQKLKSGVIIALISDAGTPAISDPGFLLTRACLENGIEVECLPGATAFVPALVNSGLPNDKFVFEGFLPVKKGRQTRLKLLSEETRTIIFYESPHKLIKTLTHFCEFFGEDRQVSVSRELTKLYEETIRGTAKEVLAYYTNKPPKGEIVIVVGGKR; this is encoded by the coding sequence ATGAGCAAACTATATATGGTACCAACACCTATCGGAAATTTAAAGGATATGACCTTTAGAGCGGTTGAGGTATTGAACGATGTAGATCTTATCTTAGCCGAAGATACACGAACCTCAGGAAAATTACTTAAGCATTTCGATATTAGTACGCACATGCAAAGTCATCATATGCATAATGAGCATAAAATGGTGGAGGGTTTAATACAAAAGCTAAAAAGCGGAGTAATTATTGCTTTGATTAGCGATGCAGGTACACCAGCCATTTCGGATCCAGGGTTTTTATTGACAAGGGCTTGTCTGGAGAATGGAATTGAGGTTGAATGTTTGCCAGGCGCAACAGCTTTTGTTCCTGCACTTGTAAACTCAGGTTTACCGAATGATAAATTTGTTTTTGAAGGGTTTTTACCTGTAAAAAAGGGGCGTCAAACACGATTAAAGTTACTTTCTGAAGAAACACGAACCATCATCTTTTATGAGAGTCCGCATAAATTAATCAAAACCTTGACTCATTTTTGCGAGTTTTTTGGCGAAGATCGACAAGTTTCTGTTTCAAGAGAATTGACAAAACTTTATGAGGAAACCATAAGAGGTACCGCAAAAGAAGTATTGGCGTATTACACCAATAAACCACCAAAAGGAGAAATTGTAATTGTTGTTGGAGGAAAACGATGA